In Candidatus Promineifilum breve, one genomic interval encodes:
- a CDS encoding phage holin has translation MVTKPKWMTLEFWAALVSAAVMVLVTLGILSQEEAATWKELATGLIAAVLPIVALVLGYSNLRAQLVMAGLTAEDAPAWLTAEFWMTLIATGTMVLVAARIVTQEQADVWQQLLGPLVAAVLAIAAYIRGRVVVATQARVMGLR, from the coding sequence ATGGTGACCAAGCCGAAGTGGATGACGTTGGAGTTTTGGGCGGCGCTGGTGAGCGCGGCGGTGATGGTGTTGGTGACGCTGGGTATTCTGTCGCAGGAGGAAGCGGCGACGTGGAAGGAACTGGCTACGGGGCTGATCGCGGCGGTGCTGCCGATCGTGGCCTTGGTGCTGGGTTACAGTAACCTGCGGGCGCAGCTGGTTATGGCCGGGTTGACGGCGGAGGACGCGCCGGCGTGGCTGACGGCCGAGTTTTGGATGACGCTGATCGCGACGGGGACGATGGTGCTGGTGGCGGCGCGGATCGTGACGCAGGAGCAGGCGGATGTGTGGCAGCAGTTGTTGGGGCCGCTGGTGGCGGCGGTGTTGGCGATTGCGGCCTACATTCGCGGCCGGGTGGTGGTGGCGACTCAGGCGCGGGTGATGGGGTTGCGATAG
- a CDS encoding DNA adenine methylase, giving the protein MIPSPTAPHRPALRYHGAKWRLAPWIISCIPAAHDSYIEPFGGSAAVLLRKSRSPIEVYNDLDGDVVAFFRMLRERPDDLIRAIYWTPFAHAEQQLSRQPTDDPLERARRLYARSYLTISGPTAQWNSGWRRQKKMSRGRNGEGRMKPAPASFMEVEHLYQIAERLRGVFIEQSDALELIRRYDNLRAVHYVDPPYVTATRKRWVASAYQHEMTDDHHRALAAVLRDCRGMVILSGYNSPLYGELFSDWPRLERQARTNGNTAENATESLWLNPAAQAALAAEQQRLAAAALPLFTYQEAPR; this is encoded by the coding sequence ATGATCCCCTCCCCCACCGCCCCCCATCGCCCCGCTCTCCGCTACCACGGCGCCAAATGGCGGCTCGCCCCGTGGATCATCTCCTGCATCCCCGCTGCCCACGATTCCTACATCGAACCCTTCGGCGGCAGCGCCGCCGTCCTCCTACGCAAATCCCGCTCCCCAATCGAGGTCTACAACGACCTCGACGGCGACGTCGTCGCCTTCTTCCGCATGTTGCGCGAACGTCCCGACGACCTCATCCGCGCCATCTACTGGACCCCCTTCGCCCACGCCGAGCAGCAGCTCAGCCGCCAGCCCACCGACGACCCACTCGAGCGCGCCCGCCGCCTCTACGCCCGCTCCTACCTCACCATCTCCGGCCCCACTGCCCAATGGAACTCCGGCTGGCGTCGCCAAAAAAAGATGAGCCGCGGTCGCAACGGCGAAGGCCGCATGAAACCCGCCCCCGCCTCCTTCATGGAAGTCGAGCACCTCTACCAGATCGCCGAACGACTCCGCGGCGTCTTCATCGAACAATCCGACGCCCTCGAACTCATTCGCCGCTACGACAACCTCCGGGCCGTCCACTACGTCGACCCGCCCTACGTCACGGCCACCCGCAAGCGCTGGGTCGCCTCCGCCTACCAACACGAAATGACCGACGACCACCACCGCGCCCTCGCCGCCGTCCTGCGCGACTGCCGCGGCATGGTCATCCTCTCCGGCTACAACAGTCCCCTCTACGGCGAACTCTTCAGTGACTGGCCCCGCCTCGAGCGCCAGGCCCGCACCAATGGCAACACGGCCGAAAACGCCACCGAATCCCTCTGGCTCAATCCCGCCGCCCAGGCCGCCCTCGCCGCCGAACAACAACGGTTGGCCGCCGCCGCCCTCCCCCTCTTCACCTACCAGGAGGCCCCCCGATGA
- a CDS encoding tyrosine-type recombinase/integrase, whose protein sequence is MNTLTLLQAVEEFLAGLAGEVSASTQRWYDQRLSRFCEFVGPVPVADVSPGTIRAYRAHLVDRELSIHYIHGCQRALRRLFSWLAREGIVGRNVAAEVPLIKLPAQAPKAISDEDVARILARLPHEDIRNRAIILLLIDTGCRVGGLIGLTLDAVNLAARYALVVEKGTKARRVYFTEMTAEAIALYRLVRPASESNALFVSPRGEEISANAVRQMLERVGERAGVQGKVNPHSFRHAFARTFLKNGGNLAALGRILGHAPGSQVTAQYYAVWDDRELQEYHDRFSPLAKVNGRGRD, encoded by the coding sequence ATGAATACGCTTACCCTGCTTCAGGCTGTGGAGGAATTCCTGGCTGGGCTGGCGGGAGAGGTGTCGGCGTCCACGCAACGTTGGTATGACCAACGTCTGTCTCGGTTTTGTGAATTTGTCGGGCCGGTGCCCGTGGCGGACGTGTCACCGGGGACGATTCGCGCTTATCGCGCCCACCTGGTTGACCGCGAGCTGAGCATCCACTACATTCACGGCTGCCAACGCGCCCTGCGGCGTCTGTTTTCGTGGCTGGCGCGGGAGGGGATCGTCGGTCGCAATGTGGCGGCCGAGGTGCCGCTGATTAAGCTGCCGGCGCAGGCGCCCAAGGCGATTAGCGATGAGGACGTGGCCCGGATTCTGGCCCGTCTGCCGCACGAGGACATTCGGAACCGGGCGATCATTTTGCTGTTGATCGATACCGGCTGTCGAGTTGGTGGGCTGATCGGCCTGACGCTGGACGCGGTGAATTTGGCGGCGCGCTATGCTCTGGTGGTGGAGAAGGGTACGAAGGCGCGACGGGTGTATTTCACGGAGATGACGGCGGAGGCGATCGCGCTGTATCGGCTGGTGCGGCCGGCGTCGGAGTCGAACGCGTTGTTTGTGTCGCCACGGGGCGAGGAGATCTCGGCTAACGCGGTTCGCCAGATGCTGGAACGAGTGGGCGAGCGGGCGGGGGTGCAGGGTAAGGTGAACCCGCACTCGTTTCGCCACGCATTTGCCAGGACGTTCCTGAAGAACGGCGGCAACCTGGCGGCTTTGGGAAGGATTCTCGGCCACGCGCCGGGATCGCAGGTGACGGCTCAATACTACGCGGTCTGGGACGACCGTGAGCTACAAGAGTACCATGATCGGTTTAGTCCGTTGGCGAAAGTGAACGGGCGTGGAAGGGACTGA
- a CDS encoding DnaA N-terminal domain-containing protein — MDRTANRQIDLLSLIADDKSLVTYRPRWNQLTGSMAATILLQQIIYRWMQNARQPFYKFTRPCDHVLCRAGDTWVEELGMTRHEFETARGRIAARTHGDVDPTAFISYWTTSGHLTWYAINETLLVDQLSALYPTEQAAVGVQLPIPTAEPFPKTGNGDSENRKRQIRKAETPLPESGNGSAEPFPQFGNAIAGFQQQIYRDDLIDNSEQRSPETTTPAPPPAAEPLPPAPTVVAVALDLVPAILRWIGFSDKLTAAERAALDPTTLLAWAYWIHTEESKPTRPKNSVALARSQWRKGLRPPDHLHALAAHWLYLDGDGRRALLDRVAFAAQYGTDDDLDDDFPGLPVAAALAVYRATGGDLAPPVLTPVREPTPENHEAAASPPDSPPAARHSSLWKEALQELELQMTRTTFAMWLAGTTATLDDNVLTIHVRNHHAVDWLQNRLNGLVVRTVTNLAGRPLTIHYQTASQEAQ; from the coding sequence ATGGATAGGACAGCCAACCGACAAATAGACCTACTCAGTCTCATAGCCGACGACAAATCCCTCGTCACCTACCGCCCCCGCTGGAACCAGCTCACCGGCAGTATGGCCGCCACCATCCTCCTCCAGCAAATCATCTACCGCTGGATGCAAAACGCCCGCCAGCCCTTCTACAAATTCACCCGACCATGCGACCACGTCCTCTGCCGCGCCGGCGACACCTGGGTCGAAGAACTCGGCATGACCCGCCACGAATTCGAGACCGCCCGCGGCCGCATCGCCGCCCGCACCCACGGCGACGTCGACCCCACCGCCTTCATCTCCTACTGGACAACCAGCGGCCACCTCACCTGGTACGCCATCAACGAGACCCTCCTCGTCGACCAACTATCTGCTCTCTACCCCACCGAACAGGCCGCCGTGGGCGTCCAACTCCCCATCCCCACCGCCGAGCCATTTCCGAAAACCGGAAACGGCGATTCCGAAAACCGGAAACGGCAAATCCGAAAAGCGGAAACGCCATTGCCGGAAAGTGGAAACGGCAGCGCCGAGCCGTTTCCACAATTCGGAAACGCCATTGCCGGATTTCAGCAACAGATATACAGAGATGATCTCATAGACAACTCAGAGCAGAGATCACCAGAAACAACAACACCAGCACCACCACCCGCGGCCGAACCACTGCCTCCTGCCCCCACTGTTGTTGCTGTTGCTCTCGATCTCGTCCCGGCCATCCTCCGCTGGATCGGATTCTCAGACAAACTGACCGCGGCCGAGCGTGCCGCACTCGACCCGACCACCCTGCTCGCCTGGGCCTACTGGATTCACACCGAAGAATCCAAGCCCACCCGCCCGAAAAATTCCGTTGCCCTTGCCCGCTCCCAATGGCGCAAAGGCCTGCGGCCGCCCGACCACCTTCACGCCCTGGCCGCTCACTGGCTGTACCTCGACGGCGACGGCCGCCGCGCCCTCCTTGACCGCGTTGCCTTTGCCGCCCAATACGGCACCGACGACGACCTCGACGACGACTTCCCCGGCCTCCCCGTCGCCGCCGCCCTCGCCGTCTATCGAGCCACTGGTGGCGACCTCGCCCCGCCCGTCCTCACGCCCGTCCGCGAACCTACCCCCGAAAACCACGAGGCGGCCGCCTCTCCACCGGATTCGCCACCCGCTGCTCGCCACTCGTCACTCTGGAAAGAGGCATTGCAGGAGCTTGAACTGCAAATGACTCGCACCACCTTCGCCATGTGGCTCGCCGGCACCACCGCCACCCTCGACGACAACGTCCTCACCATCCACGTCCGCAACCACCATGCCGTCGACTGGCTCCAAAACCGCCTCAACGGTCTCGTCGTCCGCACCGTCACCAACCTCGCCGGCCGTCCCCTGACCATCCACTATCAGACTGCTTCCCAGGAGGCGCAATGA
- a CDS encoding LuxR C-terminal-related transcriptional regulator encodes MPTTLVEVERAGLFLNALDNSGEWFTYHALFRDALRKLLAETYTPAEIAILHLRASEWFNQHDLVEDALIQALAGGEPSLAAQIVAARIPDHLNSEDWHTVERWLGYFDPPALALSPLLLVAKAYVLMYQFKWVAMLPFIGQAESQLADPHAILDPEHKAIAEAFLHWIWAYRWITTLEAKRACDAARCALVLIPARYAPASGLILHALSIAMQWLGEFEAAEHMLNEALISLPTQSSDPQVIFGPLQGLTTLLMAEGYLVRATQAAEILLQKADEIGAANMKAWAYLTLGAAAYYGNDVPRAIDYFAAGVQLRYSSNVVVSEQCFIGLVLAYQTWGRDNEARGILATMVDYHRELALPMLNADYRALQARLAILRGDMDTARRWSGDKVGDVGLAIGWLVVPVVATLRVRLVDNPSPDDLDEIVVELDRLLGTLIHLWQPTRQTELHALKAAALVKRGRRPEAHQALDEALALAAPRGLIRPIVDFGLSLEPLLQEKVRVNPSTYLVRLLDALKPNATASEVELRERLHLTTREREVLVLLAQYQTDRAIAETLVIAPVTVRTYIEHLAEKLGARGRRAIVDRARELALIP; translated from the coding sequence ATGCCCACAACGCTGGTCGAGGTGGAGCGGGCCGGGTTGTTTCTCAACGCCCTCGACAACAGCGGCGAGTGGTTCACCTATCACGCCCTGTTTCGCGACGCGCTGCGTAAGCTGCTGGCCGAAACCTACACCCCGGCGGAGATCGCCATCCTGCACCTGCGGGCCAGCGAGTGGTTTAACCAACACGATCTCGTGGAAGATGCGTTAATCCAGGCGCTCGCCGGCGGCGAGCCGTCCCTGGCGGCCCAGATCGTGGCCGCGCGCATCCCCGATCACCTCAACTCCGAGGACTGGCACACCGTCGAACGGTGGCTAGGCTACTTTGACCCGCCGGCGCTCGCGCTGAGTCCGTTGCTGCTGGTCGCCAAAGCTTATGTCCTGATGTACCAATTCAAATGGGTTGCCATGCTGCCCTTCATTGGCCAGGCCGAGTCGCAACTAGCCGACCCTCACGCGATCCTCGACCCGGAACACAAGGCCATCGCCGAGGCTTTCCTGCATTGGATTTGGGCCTATCGCTGGATCACCACGCTGGAAGCCAAACGGGCTTGCGACGCGGCGCGGTGCGCCCTGGTCCTGATACCGGCCCGTTATGCGCCGGCCTCGGGCCTGATCCTGCACGCACTATCTATCGCCATGCAATGGCTGGGCGAGTTTGAGGCCGCCGAGCACATGCTGAACGAGGCCCTGATCTCGTTGCCAACCCAATCGAGCGACCCGCAGGTCATCTTCGGCCCCCTCCAGGGGCTGACGACCTTGTTGATGGCCGAAGGCTATCTGGTTCGCGCCACCCAGGCGGCCGAGATTCTGCTGCAAAAAGCTGACGAAATCGGCGCCGCAAATATGAAGGCCTGGGCTTATCTGACCCTGGGCGCGGCGGCCTATTATGGCAACGACGTGCCGCGCGCCATCGATTACTTCGCCGCCGGCGTCCAGCTGCGCTACAGCAGCAATGTCGTGGTCAGCGAGCAATGTTTCATTGGTCTGGTGCTTGCCTATCAGACATGGGGGCGAGACAACGAGGCACGCGGCATCCTGGCGACGATGGTTGATTACCATCGCGAACTGGCCCTGCCCATGCTCAACGCCGATTACCGCGCGCTTCAGGCCCGCCTGGCCATCCTGCGCGGCGACATGGACACGGCGCGGCGGTGGAGCGGCGACAAAGTGGGCGACGTCGGACTGGCGATTGGCTGGCTGGTCGTGCCGGTCGTTGCCACCCTGCGCGTTCGCCTCGTCGACAATCCTTCACCCGACGACCTGGACGAGATCGTCGTCGAACTGGATCGGCTGCTGGGTACACTGATTCATCTTTGGCAGCCGACGCGCCAGACCGAACTGCACGCGCTGAAAGCGGCGGCGCTGGTCAAACGCGGCCGGCGACCGGAGGCCCACCAGGCTCTTGATGAAGCATTGGCCCTGGCCGCGCCGCGCGGGTTGATCCGTCCCATTGTCGATTTCGGCCTGTCGCTGGAGCCACTGCTCCAGGAGAAGGTACGCGTCAATCCATCAACCTATCTGGTGCGCCTCCTGGACGCGCTAAAGCCTAATGCCACGGCCTCTGAGGTTGAACTGCGCGAACGACTTCACCTGACGACTCGTGAGCGAGAAGTACTCGTGCTGTTGGCCCAATACCAGACCGACCGGGCCATCGCCGAGACGCTGGTCATCGCCCCGGTGACGGTGCGCACCTACATCGAGCATCTGGCCGAGAAACTGGGTGCGCGCGGCCGGCGGGCCATCGTCGACCGGGCACGCGAACTGGCCCTGATCCCGTAG
- a CDS encoding SDR family oxidoreductase: MHPIVVTGSQSGMGAAIASRLRGTGQTVIGVDLPGHGAEIEGDLSSVGGRRQIVAHVLETTGGVLGGLVGNAGVDNENVPLVLAVNYLGVVELLDGLHEALAAAGRAGVVVNVSNSIAVTPNVPQQPVDALLDNRFADAVACLGDQPRFAYQVSKTAVARWIRIQAARPRWAGRGITLNGICPGPVRTPLLEHDLQDPRKRDAILGLPRPLGDFTPPAAIADLTEFMLSERARFIVGQLIMIDGGIEATYRGADYPSPWIRPH, from the coding sequence ATGCATCCAATCGTCGTCACCGGATCCCAATCCGGAATGGGGGCGGCCATCGCCAGCCGCTTGCGCGGCACCGGCCAGACCGTCATCGGCGTTGACCTGCCCGGTCACGGGGCTGAGATCGAGGGTGACCTCTCGTCGGTCGGCGGACGCCGGCAGATCGTCGCCCACGTGCTGGAGACCACCGGCGGCGTTCTCGGCGGCCTCGTGGGCAATGCCGGCGTTGATAACGAGAACGTTCCACTCGTCCTTGCGGTCAACTATTTGGGCGTCGTCGAACTCCTCGATGGCCTGCATGAGGCGCTCGCGGCCGCAGGCCGGGCCGGCGTCGTGGTCAACGTATCGAACTCCATCGCCGTAACGCCTAACGTCCCGCAGCAGCCGGTCGACGCGCTACTCGACAATCGCTTCGCTGATGCCGTGGCCTGTCTGGGCGACCAGCCGCGCTTCGCCTACCAGGTAAGTAAGACCGCCGTGGCGCGCTGGATTCGCATCCAGGCTGCCCGCCCGCGATGGGCCGGGCGGGGCATCACCCTGAATGGCATCTGTCCCGGTCCGGTGCGCACGCCGCTGCTGGAACACGACCTGCAAGACCCGCGCAAGAGGGACGCCATTCTCGGCCTGCCCCGGCCATTGGGCGATTTTACCCCACCGGCGGCCATCGCTGACCTGACCGAGTTCATGCTCAGTGAGCGAGCGCGTTTCATCGTCGGCCAACTGATCATGATCGACGGCGGCATCGAGGCCACCTATCGCGGCGCGGATTACCCTAGCCCCTGGATCCGGCCGCACTAA
- a CDS encoding right-handed parallel beta-helix repeat-containing protein, with protein MKEYYVDGQSGDDGAAGTSGAPWATLGRALAAAEAGDVIRARTAVYRESIGLVRAGVTLRADEGQEPVIDGGYGPELFGKAGYTTRTGGALKADELPYPHAKNQAKGGWVIAQDQAAILRVLADDTVVDGFFVRNVCGRAFRVAAKRAKLLNCRFDFTYSGTGIFDDTCEDCLMDGCKVTRGSMKFFDPTVDNSKGTQTNVMVRGKRTVVRNSKGGICCGEFVSIDKRAVDGRVEGCEIVGCLHASGYANETEGAAFVDNVFLWPRELLGVFKGKVTPSDGLIFGNEQEDTVTMPRVVVRGNIFVGHKRPIVVANGSSGRPVAFRDGEFAHNTVVGDEETLFLLGWGTPLGSRHEQTAVVDNVFLRHPDGGGEAAILWQGNGGAQFGHNLSNVTLPTAMRSEGDVVAVDGQNVLVAPFAEVKMVTPVDIKGMEPPDLRTTFDRDNYRPIAGSAAIGAASDGGTVGALEPAVVEPPPPPPPPPPDGVDLDALANLAAEAWGLLGHSGQRMTYALDVLNEAMERQAAAREQLQRLVDLINEVQV; from the coding sequence ATGAAGGAATATTACGTTGATGGGCAGTCAGGGGATGATGGGGCGGCAGGGACGTCCGGCGCGCCGTGGGCGACGCTAGGCCGGGCGTTGGCGGCGGCCGAGGCGGGAGACGTGATCCGGGCGCGGACGGCGGTGTATCGGGAGTCGATTGGCCTGGTTCGGGCGGGGGTGACGTTGCGGGCCGACGAGGGGCAGGAGCCGGTCATCGATGGCGGGTATGGGCCGGAGCTATTTGGGAAAGCGGGGTATACGACGCGGACGGGCGGGGCGCTGAAGGCGGATGAGCTGCCTTACCCGCACGCCAAGAATCAGGCGAAAGGGGGCTGGGTCATCGCGCAAGACCAGGCGGCCATTTTGCGGGTGCTGGCCGACGACACGGTGGTGGACGGCTTTTTCGTGCGTAACGTGTGCGGCCGGGCGTTTCGGGTGGCGGCGAAGCGGGCGAAACTGCTGAACTGTCGCTTCGATTTCACGTACTCGGGGACGGGTATCTTCGACGACACATGTGAAGATTGCCTGATGGACGGGTGCAAGGTGACGCGGGGGTCGATGAAATTTTTCGACCCGACGGTCGATAATTCGAAGGGCACCCAGACGAATGTGATGGTGCGCGGCAAGCGGACGGTGGTGCGGAACAGTAAGGGGGGAATCTGCTGCGGGGAGTTCGTCAGCATCGATAAGCGGGCGGTGGATGGCCGGGTGGAAGGGTGCGAGATCGTCGGCTGTTTGCACGCAAGCGGCTACGCCAACGAGACAGAGGGCGCGGCTTTCGTGGACAACGTTTTTCTGTGGCCGCGGGAGCTGCTGGGCGTTTTTAAGGGGAAGGTCACGCCGTCGGATGGGCTGATCTTCGGCAACGAGCAGGAGGACACCGTGACGATGCCGCGGGTGGTGGTGCGCGGCAACATCTTCGTGGGGCATAAGCGGCCGATCGTGGTGGCTAATGGGAGCAGCGGGCGGCCGGTGGCCTTTCGGGACGGGGAGTTCGCGCATAATACCGTGGTGGGAGACGAGGAGACGCTGTTTTTGTTGGGATGGGGTACGCCGCTGGGCAGCCGGCATGAGCAAACGGCGGTGGTGGACAATGTTTTCCTGCGGCATCCGGATGGGGGCGGCGAGGCGGCTATTCTGTGGCAGGGGAACGGCGGGGCGCAGTTCGGGCACAATTTGAGCAACGTGACTCTGCCGACGGCGATGCGGAGCGAGGGGGACGTGGTGGCGGTCGACGGGCAAAACGTGCTGGTGGCGCCGTTTGCCGAGGTGAAGATGGTGACGCCGGTGGACATCAAGGGGATGGAGCCGCCGGACCTGCGGACAACGTTTGACCGGGATAATTATCGGCCGATCGCGGGGTCGGCGGCTATTGGGGCGGCATCGGATGGGGGGACGGTGGGGGCGTTGGAGCCGGCCGTCGTGGAGCCGCCGCCGCCCCCTCCCCCACCGCCGCCTGATGGGGTGGATTTGGACGCGCTGGCGAATCTGGCGGCGGAGGCGTGGGGGCTGCTGGGGCATAGCGGGCAGCGGATGACGTATGCGCTGGACGTGCTCAATGAGGCGATGGAGCGACAAGCGGCGGCGCGAGAGCAGTTGCAGCGGTTGGTGGACCTGATCAATGAGGTTCAGGTTTGA
- a CDS encoding phage holin family protein, whose amino-acid sequence MISTILSIAIVWLLSALVIYVVGRLNMGMTVNNFGAALIAAAAIALVSGVVSWLLGLLGITIGGGFLWAIVSLIVAAVVLMISDRFVGGMKVNGFVGALVAAVAIGFVGWLANWLVSLFI is encoded by the coding sequence ATGATTAGCACAATTCTGAGCATCGCCATCGTATGGCTATTATCAGCGTTGGTCATTTACGTCGTCGGCCGCCTGAACATGGGCATGACCGTCAACAACTTTGGCGCCGCCCTGATCGCCGCGGCGGCCATCGCCCTGGTGTCGGGGGTGGTGAGTTGGTTACTCGGCTTATTGGGCATCACCATCGGCGGCGGCTTCCTGTGGGCCATCGTCTCCCTGATTGTGGCCGCTGTCGTCTTGATGATCAGCGACCGCTTTGTCGGCGGCATGAAGGTCAATGGCTTCGTCGGGGCGCTGGTCGCTGCCGTCGCCATTGGCTTCGTTGGCTGGCTGGCCAACTGGTTGGTTAGCCTGTTCATCTAG
- a CDS encoding phage distal tail protein: MIPVSYNGNGINDGVEYQAWFLTPVKSLPKLTANKAQRHGAHPRIGGISREGVALQLLVRALAGSRDWLRALFNGEDGIPKVLVAADDNGSNVRYLKALCLEFNQTTQPGVFVGVLEVDDEVRWRAVTPTVHNWKVTGSGQTTTVSNGAVGVNDEAYPIIRATPRQYSVGLNPYRRFLPVAWPADQAAAGYPTDISNGALDTRVASTHFYSAAGNDIRVIVDGREVDYWLDGINTTGTSIWCNLDWQARQAATLAAALGAGAVASIGVNESIDKFPVSGILQIGSEVVTYSGKDGAGKRFTGITRAAKGSTAGAHSAGAAVRWIQHDIWVEYGSATLPAIAPDNSRKPIFNLATSSNTVWNYLEFYEEQAKRAGAWTFTNQQWTQAYGGNQKSRVNPYGELGIADTAEEQGSKRALVGHWSLYNPCGIVGANFLSGERYYGKTDWWSARLRSSVDGSQLTTHHILPSGTSDAWVAWSQSITPVSGARYIYLWLDGYAKNTEPSRVEASQVTVTLDSSKTPTASILPELLTYRMAATLTNQTTGDAIEIEFALNVGETLRIDVDKSEAIYEVDGSSQFAAVVESEGVRHRWLRLAPGANTLRWDEAGVIEVDVEITFERRYFA, encoded by the coding sequence ATGATCCCGGTGAGCTACAACGGGAACGGCATCAACGACGGCGTGGAGTATCAGGCGTGGTTCCTCACGCCGGTGAAGAGCCTGCCGAAGCTGACGGCCAATAAGGCGCAGCGGCATGGGGCGCATCCGCGGATTGGCGGCATCAGCCGGGAAGGGGTGGCGTTGCAGCTTCTCGTGCGGGCGCTGGCGGGCAGCCGGGATTGGCTGAGGGCGCTGTTTAACGGCGAGGATGGGATCCCGAAGGTGCTGGTGGCGGCCGACGACAACGGGAGCAACGTGCGGTATCTGAAGGCGCTGTGCCTGGAGTTTAACCAGACGACGCAGCCGGGCGTGTTTGTGGGCGTGTTGGAGGTGGACGATGAGGTGCGCTGGCGGGCGGTGACGCCGACGGTGCACAACTGGAAGGTGACGGGCAGCGGCCAGACGACGACAGTGAGTAATGGGGCGGTGGGGGTCAACGACGAGGCGTACCCGATCATCCGGGCGACGCCGCGGCAATATTCGGTGGGATTGAATCCATACCGGAGGTTCCTGCCGGTGGCGTGGCCGGCCGACCAGGCGGCGGCCGGCTATCCAACCGACATCAGCAATGGGGCGCTGGATACGCGGGTCGCTTCGACGCATTTCTACTCGGCGGCGGGGAACGACATCCGGGTCATCGTGGACGGCCGAGAGGTAGATTACTGGCTGGACGGGATCAACACCACGGGGACGAGCATCTGGTGCAACCTGGACTGGCAGGCGCGACAAGCGGCGACGTTGGCGGCGGCGCTGGGGGCGGGGGCGGTCGCGTCGATTGGGGTGAACGAGAGTATCGACAAGTTCCCGGTGAGCGGTATTTTGCAGATCGGCAGCGAGGTCGTGACGTATAGCGGCAAGGACGGGGCGGGGAAGCGGTTCACGGGGATCACGCGGGCGGCCAAGGGATCGACGGCGGGGGCGCATTCGGCCGGGGCGGCGGTACGGTGGATTCAGCACGATATCTGGGTCGAATACGGGTCGGCGACGTTGCCGGCCATCGCCCCGGACAACAGCCGGAAGCCGATATTTAACCTGGCGACGTCGAGCAACACGGTCTGGAACTACCTGGAGTTTTACGAGGAGCAGGCGAAGCGGGCGGGGGCGTGGACGTTCACGAATCAGCAGTGGACGCAGGCGTATGGGGGCAACCAGAAATCGAGGGTTAACCCGTATGGCGAATTAGGCATTGCGGATACAGCGGAGGAGCAGGGCAGCAAGCGGGCGCTGGTGGGGCATTGGAGCCTCTATAACCCATGCGGGATCGTGGGGGCGAACTTTCTGAGCGGGGAGCGGTATTACGGCAAGACGGATTGGTGGTCGGCGCGGCTGCGGTCGAGCGTGGATGGGTCGCAGTTGACTACTCACCACATCTTGCCGTCGGGCACGTCGGATGCGTGGGTGGCGTGGTCGCAGAGTATTACGCCGGTGAGCGGGGCGCGCTACATCTATTTGTGGCTGGACGGCTATGCCAAGAATACGGAGCCGTCGCGGGTGGAGGCGTCGCAGGTGACGGTGACGCTGGACAGCAGCAAAACGCCGACGGCGAGCATCCTGCCGGAACTGCTGACCTACCGGATGGCGGCGACGTTGACGAACCAGACGACGGGGGACGCCATCGAGATCGAATTCGCGCTGAACGTGGGTGAGACATTGCGGATCGACGTGGATAAGAGCGAGGCGATCTACGAGGTGGATGGGTCGAGCCAGTTCGCGGCGGTGGTGGAGTCGGAAGGGGTGCGCCACCGATGGCTGCGGCTGGCGCCGGGGGCGAATACGCTGCGGTGGGATGAGGCGGGGGTGATCGAGGTGGACGTGGAGATTACGTTTGAGCGGAGGTATTTCGCTTAA